One window of the Corynebacterium glutamicum ATCC 13032 genome contains the following:
- a CDS encoding virulence factor: MNGQQVSSSLSNNSEQSGLRGRIVAPAPPAPVPEARKKAVARTDGDRSSLKNSPTASATQAAQTRPAEPEPEKHTSDSDVVRSTGSMAIATLLSRITGFLRTVMIGAALSPAIASAFNTANTLPNLITEIVLGAVLTSLVIPVLTRAEKEDADGGSGFFRRLLTLSVTLLGGVTILSIIGAPLLTRMMLSSEGQVNVVMSTAFAYWLLPQIFFYGLFALFMAVLNTREVFKPGAWAPVVNNVITLTVLGVYMVLPARLHPHEQVGIFDPQIIFLGVGTTLGVVAQCLIMIPYLRRAGIDMRPLWGIDARLKQFGGMAMAIIVYVAISQFGYIITTRIASIADDAAPFIYQQHWMLLQVPYGIIGVTLLTAIMPRLSRNAADGDDRAVVSDLQLGSKLTFIALIPIVVFFTAFGVPIANGLFAYGQFDANAANILGWTLSFSAFTLIPYALVLLHLRVFYAREEVWTPTFIIAGITATKVVLSLLAPLLSSSPERVVVLLGAANGFSFITGAVIGAYLLRNKLGLLGMRSLAKTSLWALGSAAVGAAAAWALGWLIQAVVGDFLLGTLSSVGYLLYLAVLGVFFIFVTGIVLSRSGLPEVQNLGQALTRIPGLSRFIRPNTKISLDVGEVSEQDFSTQLVAPSEFAATPVPPPMSAGIVRGPRLVPGAPVGDGRFRLLADHGGVQGARFWQAREIATGKEVALIFVDTSGNAPFAPLSSAAAAGIAYEVQRRTKKLASLGSLAVAPNIHSEAYRNGCLIVADWVPGSSLSAVAESGADPRAAAFALAELTETIGEAHEMGIPAGLDNKCRIRINTDGHAVLAFPAILPDASELRDAKSLASAAEMLIDATLAPSDVKAMVTEAQGLATEDNPDYASLAMAMRTCGLFTEEPTHLVVKKEKTPKPATRDGFGASDYTVKGMAAIAAVVIILVSLVAAGTAFLTSFFGSSTNEQSPLASVEATTSATPEPVGPPVYLDLDQARTWDDGAGTDVTDVTDGNTSTAWTSTGGDGLLVDLSTPARLDRVILTTGTGSDSNVTSTVKIYAFNDASPHSLSEGIEIGTVDYSGRSLSHSIRDSSKLPGQVESVVILVDEVRSSQTSDTNPQMQIAEVQLVGW; the protein is encoded by the coding sequence ATGAATGGTCAACAAGTGAGTTCTTCGCTTTCGAATAATTCGGAGCAGTCCGGCCTGCGTGGCAGGATCGTTGCTCCAGCACCGCCGGCGCCTGTGCCCGAGGCGCGCAAGAAGGCTGTCGCACGCACGGATGGTGATCGCTCGAGTTTGAAAAACTCGCCTACGGCATCCGCCACCCAGGCAGCCCAGACGCGCCCGGCAGAACCGGAACCAGAAAAGCACACCTCCGATTCTGATGTGGTGCGCTCGACTGGCTCCATGGCAATAGCCACGCTGCTGAGTCGTATCACCGGTTTCCTGCGCACCGTGATGATTGGTGCGGCGCTGTCGCCGGCCATCGCTTCGGCGTTCAACACTGCCAACACGCTGCCCAACCTGATCACTGAAATCGTGTTGGGTGCGGTGCTGACATCGCTGGTTATTCCGGTCCTTACCCGCGCGGAAAAAGAAGACGCCGACGGCGGTTCCGGGTTCTTCAGGCGGCTGCTCACCCTGTCGGTGACGCTGCTGGGTGGTGTCACCATCCTGTCGATTATCGGCGCGCCGCTGCTGACACGGATGATGCTGTCCTCTGAGGGACAAGTCAACGTGGTCATGTCCACGGCCTTTGCGTATTGGCTGCTGCCACAGATTTTCTTCTACGGCCTGTTTGCCCTGTTCATGGCTGTGTTGAACACCCGTGAAGTGTTCAAACCCGGCGCGTGGGCACCTGTTGTCAACAATGTGATCACCTTGACCGTGCTGGGCGTGTACATGGTGCTGCCTGCGCGTTTGCACCCGCATGAGCAGGTGGGCATTTTTGATCCGCAGATCATTTTCCTCGGCGTGGGCACCACCCTTGGTGTGGTTGCACAGTGTCTAATCATGATTCCGTACCTGCGTCGCGCGGGCATTGATATGCGCCCTCTGTGGGGTATCGATGCGCGTTTGAAGCAATTCGGTGGCATGGCGATGGCGATCATCGTGTACGTGGCAATCTCCCAGTTCGGTTACATCATCACCACTCGCATTGCGTCGATTGCAGACGATGCTGCGCCGTTTATTTATCAGCAGCACTGGATGTTGCTGCAAGTTCCTTATGGCATCATCGGCGTCACCTTGCTCACCGCGATTATGCCGCGACTGTCCCGCAACGCGGCAGACGGCGATGATAGGGCAGTAGTCTCTGACCTTCAGTTGGGTTCCAAGCTAACCTTCATCGCACTGATCCCCATCGTGGTGTTCTTCACCGCCTTCGGTGTCCCTATTGCCAATGGCCTTTTTGCCTACGGCCAATTCGATGCCAACGCCGCCAACATCCTTGGTTGGACTCTGAGCTTCTCTGCTTTCACGCTGATTCCTTACGCTTTGGTGCTGCTACATCTGCGTGTGTTTTATGCGCGTGAAGAGGTCTGGACCCCAACCTTCATCATCGCCGGCATCACCGCCACCAAGGTCGTGCTTTCCCTGTTGGCACCGCTGCTGTCGAGCTCCCCGGAGCGTGTGGTGGTGCTTCTTGGTGCGGCCAACGGTTTCAGTTTCATCACCGGCGCGGTCATCGGCGCGTATCTGTTGCGCAACAAACTCGGCCTGTTGGGTATGCGCTCTTTGGCTAAAACCTCCCTGTGGGCGTTGGGCTCTGCGGCGGTTGGTGCAGCAGCAGCATGGGCGTTGGGGTGGCTGATTCAAGCCGTCGTGGGCGATTTCTTGCTGGGCACTCTAAGCTCCGTAGGCTACTTGTTGTACCTGGCTGTGTTGGGTGTCTTCTTCATCTTCGTCACCGGCATCGTGTTGTCACGTTCTGGTTTGCCGGAGGTCCAAAACTTGGGCCAGGCACTGACCCGCATCCCAGGTTTGAGCCGGTTTATTCGCCCGAATACCAAGATCTCTTTGGATGTCGGCGAAGTCTCCGAGCAGGATTTCTCCACCCAGCTGGTCGCGCCAAGCGAGTTCGCAGCAACCCCTGTGCCGCCACCGATGTCCGCCGGTATTGTCCGCGGACCTCGCCTGGTTCCCGGCGCCCCAGTCGGCGACGGTCGTTTCCGTCTGCTCGCCGATCACGGCGGCGTCCAAGGCGCGCGTTTCTGGCAGGCCCGCGAGATCGCCACCGGCAAGGAAGTCGCGCTGATCTTTGTGGATACTTCCGGCAACGCCCCATTTGCGCCACTGTCTTCGGCAGCCGCAGCGGGCATCGCCTACGAGGTGCAGCGCCGCACCAAGAAGCTGGCCAGCTTGGGCAGCTTGGCGGTAGCCCCCAACATCCACTCCGAGGCGTACCGCAACGGTTGCCTCATTGTGGCCGATTGGGTGCCTGGCTCCAGCTTGAGCGCCGTCGCGGAATCCGGTGCCGATCCCCGCGCCGCCGCGTTCGCGCTCGCGGAACTAACTGAAACCATCGGCGAGGCCCACGAGATGGGTATCCCGGCCGGCTTGGACAACAAGTGCCGCATCCGCATCAACACCGACGGCCATGCCGTCCTCGCCTTCCCGGCGATTTTGCCCGATGCCTCAGAGCTCCGCGACGCCAAGTCCCTGGCCTCGGCCGCCGAGATGCTTATCGACGCGACCCTCGCTCCCAGCGACGTCAAGGCAATGGTCACTGAAGCCCAGGGGCTAGCTACAGAAGACAATCCCGATTACGCATCACTTGCCATGGCGATGCGCACCTGCGGACTGTTCACCGAGGAACCAACCCACCTTGTGGTGAAGAAGGAAAAGACACCAAAGCCTGCGACACGTGATGGTTTCGGTGCCTCCGACTACACCGTCAAGGGCATGGCAGCCATCGCCGCTGTGGTGATCATCTTGGTTTCCCTGGTGGCCGCCGGTACCGCGTTCCTCACCAGCTTCTTCGGCAGCAGCACCAACGAACAATCCCCGTTGGCCTCTGTTGAAGCCACCACCTCTGCAACACCAGAACCTGTGGGGCCACCGGTCTACCTGGATCTGGATCAAGCCCGCACGTGGGATGACGGTGCAGGAACAGATGTCACCGACGTCACCGACGGCAACACCTCCACCGCATGGACCTCCACCGGCGGCGACGGCCTCCTAGTTGACCTGTCCACGCCTGCCCGCCTCGACCGCGTCATCTTGACCACCGGCACCGGCTCCGACAGCAACGTGACCTCGACCGTGAAGATCTACGCATTCAACGACGCCTCACCACACTCCCTGTCGGAAGGCATCGAGATCGGCACCGTGGATTATTCCGGCCGCAGTCTCAGCCACAGCATCCGCGATTCCTCCAAGCTTCCGGGTCAGGTGGAATCCGTGGTGATTCTGGTCGATGAGGTTCGTTCCTCACAAACCTCAGACACCAATCCACAGATGCAGATCGCTGAAGTACAACTTGTTGGTTGGTAA
- a CDS encoding sigma-70 family RNA polymerase sigma factor: MENLPILSRIRDTGCVPQPAGDLMTVLPKNHDLSDTQLVKQFISGDSRAFSTIIHRHERHMMQAARKYGRKPEDAQDILQEALFRASRNMHLYRAEAALGTWLHKLVLNSGFDWATHRSQVEFPILNEPTIDLEKDPRLATDPLGYLDVAMTIRSAIDQLHPDQRIALILVDLGGYTVEDVAEIEGIKVGTVKSRRGRARKALRALLHADFFGPEDGSIQCESN; this comes from the coding sequence ATGGAAAATCTGCCCATACTAAGCCGCATAAGGGATACGGGGTGTGTCCCTCAACCTGCGGGGGATCTTATGACAGTACTGCCTAAAAACCATGACCTAAGCGATACCCAACTCGTCAAACAGTTTATATCTGGCGACTCCAGGGCATTTTCCACCATCATTCACCGCCACGAACGACATATGATGCAGGCAGCCAGAAAATACGGGCGGAAACCAGAAGACGCCCAAGACATTCTCCAAGAAGCTCTCTTTCGCGCCAGCCGAAACATGCACCTTTATAGAGCAGAAGCAGCTCTCGGCACGTGGCTCCACAAACTTGTCCTGAATAGCGGCTTCGATTGGGCTACCCACCGCTCCCAAGTAGAATTCCCCATCCTTAACGAACCAACAATCGATTTAGAAAAAGATCCTCGCCTAGCCACCGACCCCTTGGGCTACCTCGATGTCGCCATGACAATTCGATCCGCCATCGACCAATTACACCCCGATCAACGCATCGCCTTAATACTTGTCGACCTCGGCGGCTACACCGTAGAAGATGTGGCCGAAATCGAAGGAATCAAAGTAGGTACCGTTAAATCACGCCGAGGGCGCGCACGCAAAGCGTTGCGCGCCCTTTTACATGCAGATTTCTTCGGGCCCGAAGATGGCTCCATACAGTGCGAAAGCAACTGA
- the trxB gene encoding thioredoxin-disulfide reductase has protein sequence MSEEQSAVAPKIHDVAIIGSGPAGYTAAVYAARADLNPIMFEGYEYGGSLMTTTDVENFPGFEKGILGPELMENMRAQAERFGTDMHMELVDRVDLTGDIKKLWVGDDEYHARAVILSMGSAPRYLGVKGEQELLGRGVSACATCDGFFFRDQDIAVIGGGDSAMEEATFLTKFARSVTIVHRREEFRASAIMLERAQKNEKIRFVTNKTVEEVIEADGKVSGLKLNDTVTGEDSVLDVTAMFVAIGHDPRSEILAGQVEVDPSNYVLVQEPSTRTNLDGVFAAGDLVDSHYQQAITAAGSGCRAAIDAEHYLASLA, from the coding sequence ATGTCTGAAGAACAATCTGCCGTAGCACCAAAGATTCATGATGTCGCCATCATCGGCTCCGGTCCAGCTGGCTATACCGCAGCAGTATATGCAGCCCGCGCTGACCTCAACCCCATCATGTTCGAGGGCTATGAATACGGTGGATCTTTGATGACCACTACTGACGTGGAAAACTTCCCAGGCTTTGAAAAGGGAATCCTGGGCCCAGAGCTCATGGAAAACATGCGCGCTCAGGCCGAGCGTTTCGGCACCGACATGCACATGGAGCTTGTCGACCGCGTTGATCTCACCGGCGACATCAAGAAGCTGTGGGTCGGCGACGATGAGTACCACGCGCGTGCTGTCATCTTGTCCATGGGTTCTGCACCTCGCTACTTGGGTGTGAAGGGCGAGCAGGAACTGCTCGGCCGCGGCGTTTCTGCATGTGCAACCTGCGATGGTTTCTTCTTCCGCGATCAGGACATCGCCGTGATCGGTGGTGGCGACTCCGCGATGGAGGAAGCAACCTTCCTCACCAAGTTCGCTCGCAGTGTCACCATCGTGCACCGCCGCGAAGAGTTCCGCGCCAGCGCCATCATGCTGGAGCGTGCTCAGAAGAACGAGAAGATTCGCTTCGTCACCAACAAGACTGTCGAAGAGGTCATCGAGGCAGACGGCAAGGTCAGCGGTCTGAAGCTCAACGACACCGTCACTGGTGAAGATTCCGTCTTGGATGTCACCGCCATGTTCGTTGCCATCGGCCATGATCCACGCTCTGAAATCCTCGCAGGTCAGGTCGAGGTTGATCCTTCCAACTACGTTTTGGTTCAGGAGCCTTCCACCCGCACCAACCTTGATGGTGTTTTCGCTGCTGGCGACCTGGTGGACAGCCACTACCAGCAGGCCATCACCGCAGCTGGTTCCGGTTGCCGCGCAGCGATCGATGCAGAGCATTACCTAGCTTCTCTGGCCTAA
- the trxA gene encoding thioredoxin yields the protein MSNVVAVTEQTFKSTVIDSDKPVIVDFWAEWCGPCKKLSPIIEEIAGEYGDKAVVASVDVDAERTLGAMFQIMSIPSVLIFKNGAKVEEFVGLRPKNEIVEKLEKHL from the coding sequence ATGAGCAATGTTGTTGCAGTAACCGAGCAGACCTTCAAGTCCACCGTCATCGATTCCGACAAGCCAGTCATCGTTGACTTCTGGGCAGAATGGTGTGGCCCCTGCAAGAAGCTCAGCCCCATCATTGAGGAAATCGCAGGCGAGTACGGCGACAAGGCAGTCGTTGCCAGCGTCGACGTCGATGCAGAGCGTACCTTGGGTGCCATGTTCCAGATTATGTCGATTCCTTCTGTTCTCATTTTCAAAAATGGTGCAAAAGTCGAGGAATTTGTCGGTCTGCGCCCCAAGAACGAAATTGTGGAAAAACTAGAGAAGCACCTCTAG
- a CDS encoding N-acetylmuramoyl-L-alanine amidase: MSKVLRVGDRSPRVAEVRTTLARLGVIEGYSREMSAKTESQKFHEEETLFDEELSLSIKSFQQARGVVPSGLIDDPTLRAIREASYTLGTRVLAYQPGNQLVGDDVVEIQSHLQELGFYADRVDGHFGELTHKAVMNYQLNYGMQVDGICGPDTIRALSRLGLRIKGGSAQAIRERERMRNAGPRLAGKRVVIDPALGGSNKGQIVKGPYGEISEEEILWDLATRLEGRMIATGMETILSRPHMDDPSSRDRASIANAFGADLMLSLHCDSYPNEKANGVASFYFGSENGTNSLTGETLSAYIQKEIVARTPLNNCGSHARTWDLLRLTRMPMVEVVTGYLTNPDDLAVLTDPQMRDHIAEAIVVAVKRLYLLDEEAQPKTGTFKFSELLQSEQAG, encoded by the coding sequence GTGTCTAAAGTCCTGAGAGTTGGCGATCGCAGCCCGCGCGTGGCAGAAGTGCGCACTACGCTCGCTCGCCTCGGTGTGATTGAAGGCTATTCCAGGGAGATGTCTGCAAAGACAGAATCCCAGAAGTTCCACGAAGAAGAGACGCTTTTCGACGAAGAACTCAGCCTCAGCATCAAGTCATTCCAGCAAGCTCGAGGAGTCGTTCCCTCCGGGCTTATTGACGACCCCACCCTGCGCGCAATCCGCGAAGCCTCCTACACCCTGGGAACCCGCGTGCTGGCCTACCAGCCCGGCAACCAGCTTGTTGGTGACGACGTTGTAGAAATCCAATCCCATCTCCAAGAGCTCGGCTTCTACGCCGACCGTGTGGATGGACATTTTGGCGAGCTCACACACAAAGCTGTGATGAACTACCAACTCAACTACGGCATGCAGGTAGACGGCATCTGTGGCCCTGACACCATCCGTGCGCTGTCCCGACTTGGTCTGCGCATCAAGGGTGGCTCTGCTCAAGCTATCCGTGAACGCGAACGCATGCGCAATGCAGGCCCACGTCTTGCTGGCAAGCGTGTGGTCATTGATCCTGCGCTTGGGGGCTCCAACAAGGGTCAGATCGTGAAAGGCCCCTACGGTGAGATCTCTGAGGAAGAAATCCTCTGGGATTTGGCCACCCGCCTGGAAGGTCGCATGATCGCAACAGGCATGGAAACCATTCTGTCGCGCCCGCACATGGATGATCCCAGCAGCCGTGATCGCGCGTCGATCGCGAATGCTTTCGGCGCTGACCTCATGCTGAGCCTGCACTGCGATTCCTACCCGAATGAAAAAGCTAACGGCGTGGCCAGCTTCTACTTCGGTTCGGAAAACGGCACCAACTCCTTGACCGGTGAAACGCTCTCCGCGTACATCCAAAAAGAGATCGTTGCCCGCACCCCACTGAACAACTGTGGCAGCCATGCCCGTACCTGGGATCTGCTGCGCCTCACGCGCATGCCCATGGTGGAAGTTGTCACCGGTTACCTCACCAACCCCGATGACCTGGCAGTTCTGACTGATCCACAAATGCGTGATCACATTGCCGAAGCCATCGTTGTCGCCGTCAAGCGCCTGTACCTCCTTGATGAGGAAGCACAGCCCAAGACCGGAACCTTCAAGTTCTCTGAGCTGTTGCAATCAGAGCAGGCTGGCTAA
- a CDS encoding ParB/RepB/Spo0J family partition protein, protein MAQNKGSDKSQTEKRKGGLGRGLAALIPSGPSNSPGLGGGAADIILGGTVGARTAAAPKRESTPAAPAPEAPAQAAPQHTEATKPEVVPEPAAPAPTQSAQQEAPQAQPAQQSEFGASYLEIPIEQIRPNPQQPRHEFDPQALDELVHSISEFGLMQPIVVRRSEDGYELIMGERRWRASKRAGLEVIPAIVRETEDSAMLRDALLENIHRVQLNPLEEAAAYQQLLEEFGVTQAELADKLGRSRPVITNMIRLLGLPVNVQTKVAAGVLSAGHARALLGLKAGEDAQDTLATRIIAEGLSVRATEELVLLHNRGDQDEEKKPREKAATPEVFTRAAESLADNLDTKVSVMMGKKKGKLVVEFGDKDDFERIMSLIQGQ, encoded by the coding sequence ATGGCTCAGAACAAGGGTTCCGACAAGTCCCAGACGGAAAAGCGTAAGGGCGGTCTGGGGCGCGGTCTGGCCGCACTTATTCCCTCAGGACCAAGTAATTCCCCAGGTCTTGGTGGCGGTGCGGCTGACATCATTTTGGGCGGTACCGTGGGTGCGCGTACTGCTGCAGCTCCCAAGCGTGAGTCCACACCAGCAGCTCCTGCACCTGAGGCTCCTGCGCAGGCCGCTCCACAACACACTGAGGCCACAAAGCCAGAGGTAGTTCCAGAGCCAGCAGCTCCTGCTCCAACGCAGTCAGCACAGCAGGAAGCGCCGCAGGCACAGCCAGCACAGCAGTCTGAGTTCGGCGCATCCTACCTTGAGATCCCGATCGAGCAGATCCGCCCCAACCCGCAGCAGCCTCGCCATGAGTTTGATCCGCAGGCACTTGACGAGTTGGTGCATTCGATCAGCGAGTTCGGCCTCATGCAGCCGATCGTGGTGCGCAGGTCCGAGGATGGCTATGAGCTCATCATGGGTGAGCGTCGTTGGCGTGCATCCAAGCGAGCTGGCCTTGAGGTTATCCCGGCGATTGTCCGTGAAACTGAAGACAGCGCGATGCTGCGCGACGCCCTTTTGGAAAATATCCACAGGGTGCAGCTGAATCCTTTGGAAGAGGCAGCCGCCTACCAGCAGTTGCTGGAGGAGTTCGGTGTCACCCAGGCAGAGCTGGCCGATAAGCTGGGCCGTTCCCGTCCGGTAATCACCAATATGATTCGTCTGCTGGGCCTTCCAGTCAACGTGCAGACCAAGGTGGCAGCCGGTGTGCTGTCTGCAGGCCATGCACGCGCATTGCTGGGGCTCAAGGCCGGCGAGGATGCTCAGGACACCCTGGCGACCCGAATCATCGCTGAGGGCCTGTCTGTGCGTGCTACTGAGGAATTGGTGCTGCTGCACAACCGTGGTGATCAGGATGAGGAGAAGAAGCCACGCGAAAAGGCTGCAACTCCTGAGGTCTTTACCCGTGCGGCTGAGTCCTTGGCGGATAATTTGGATACCAAGGTCTCGGTGATGATGGGTAAGAAGAAGGGCAAGCTCGTGGTGGAATTCGGCGACAAGGATGATTTCGAGCGCATCATGTCCTTGATCCAGGGCCAATAA
- a CDS encoding ParA family protein — translation MEDTTWEDTPIAAAARRAAQVMTPNSLTLPKPKEPRLITIANQKGGVGKTTSTVNLAASLAIHGLKVLVVDLDPQGNASTALGVEHRSGTLSSYELLIGECTADEAMQPSTANENLFCIPATLDLAGAEIELVSLVRREYRLADALGREFIDKHDFDYMIIDCPPSLGLLTINAMTAVNEVLIPIQCEYYALEGVGQLLNNITMLRQHLNRQLHISAILLTMYDARTNLAEQVATEVNDHFGDVVLGNKIPRSVKVSEAPGYGQTVIEYDPGSRGAMAYLDAAKELATRGDYLPSDESGPIGLKPAK, via the coding sequence ATGGAAGACACTACTTGGGAAGACACACCAATTGCTGCGGCGGCGCGTCGTGCAGCTCAGGTGATGACACCCAACTCCCTGACGTTGCCGAAACCTAAAGAACCACGCCTAATTACCATCGCCAACCAAAAAGGCGGCGTTGGTAAAACCACCTCCACGGTGAATTTGGCTGCGTCTTTAGCAATTCATGGGCTTAAAGTTCTCGTCGTGGATTTGGATCCGCAGGGAAATGCGTCGACAGCGTTGGGTGTCGAGCACCGCTCTGGCACCTTGTCATCTTATGAACTACTGATCGGTGAATGCACTGCTGATGAAGCAATGCAGCCATCCACAGCTAACGAAAACCTCTTCTGCATTCCAGCAACCCTGGATCTTGCTGGCGCAGAAATTGAATTGGTCAGCTTGGTCCGCCGCGAATACCGTTTGGCGGATGCGTTGGGCCGTGAGTTCATTGACAAGCACGATTTTGATTACATGATCATTGACTGCCCACCGTCTTTGGGTCTGCTCACCATTAACGCCATGACCGCGGTGAATGAAGTGCTCATTCCGATCCAGTGTGAGTACTACGCTCTGGAGGGCGTGGGCCAGCTACTGAACAACATCACTATGTTGCGTCAGCACCTGAACCGCCAGCTGCATATTTCCGCGATCTTGCTGACCATGTATGACGCCCGCACCAACCTCGCAGAACAGGTGGCCACAGAGGTTAATGATCACTTCGGTGACGTGGTGTTGGGTAACAAGATTCCACGTTCAGTGAAGGTGTCTGAAGCTCCTGGCTATGGGCAGACTGTCATTGAATATGATCCAGGTTCCAGGGGCGCCATGGCGTATTTGGATGCTGCTAAAGAATTGGCCACTCGTGGCGATTACTTGCCTAGCGATGAATCCGGTCCGATCGGCCTAAAACCTGCGAAATAG
- the rsmG gene encoding 16S rRNA (guanine(527)-N(7))-methyltransferase RsmG yields the protein MTTPPAAAEIFGDNLEKAIAYHESLATDGSVRGFIGPREVPRLWDRHILNCGVIGEAMDEGISVADIGSGAGLPGIPLAIARPDLNITLIEPLLKRSVYLNEVKEALNLDNVTVVRGRAEEKVVRKQVGLVDIVTSRAVAPLGKLATWSLPLVKIGGRMVAMKGSSVEEEIERDAKEIRKAGGTDIKVYTVGEALLSEPTTLISIRREK from the coding sequence ATGACCACGCCTCCAGCAGCCGCTGAAATTTTCGGGGACAACCTCGAAAAAGCCATTGCATATCATGAATCTTTGGCAACAGATGGATCCGTCCGCGGATTCATCGGCCCCCGTGAAGTTCCCCGCCTGTGGGATCGCCACATTCTAAACTGTGGTGTCATCGGCGAAGCTATGGATGAGGGCATCTCTGTTGCAGATATTGGTTCTGGTGCGGGACTGCCAGGAATTCCTCTTGCTATCGCACGCCCAGATCTCAACATCACTCTCATTGAGCCATTGCTCAAGCGTTCGGTGTACCTCAACGAGGTAAAAGAAGCCCTGAACTTGGACAATGTCACCGTCGTTCGTGGTCGTGCTGAGGAAAAAGTGGTGCGCAAGCAGGTCGGATTGGTCGATATTGTCACCTCCCGAGCTGTTGCTCCACTGGGCAAGCTAGCGACCTGGTCGTTGCCGCTGGTGAAAATCGGTGGACGCATGGTGGCCATGAAAGGCTCCAGCGTTGAGGAAGAAATTGAGCGTGACGCCAAGGAAATCCGCAAGGCTGGCGGCACTGACATTAAGGTTTATACCGTGGGTGAGGCGCTGTTGAGCGAGCCCACAACACTTATTTCAATCCGCAGGGAAAAGTAA
- the yidC gene encoding membrane protein insertase YidC gives MLNFIYWPISAILWFWHKAFSFVLSPDSGITWALSIMFLTFTVRMVLVKPMVNTMRSQRKMQDMAPKMQAIREKYKNDQQKMMEETRKLQKEVGVNPIAGCLPMLVQIPVFLGLFHVLRSFNRTGSGVGQLEMTVEQNANTPNYIFGVDEVQSFLRADLFGAPLSSYITMPADAFDAFLGLDVSRLNIALVAAPMILIIVVATHMNARLSVNRQEARKAAGKQQAASSDQMAMQMQMMNKMMLWFMPATILFTGFIWTIGLLVYMMSNNVWTFFQQRYIFAKMDAEEAAEEEEKRAAKRTTAPKPGVKPENPKKRKK, from the coding sequence GTGCTCAATTTCATTTATTGGCCAATTTCGGCCATTCTGTGGTTCTGGCATAAAGCGTTCAGCTTTGTGCTGAGCCCAGATTCCGGAATTACCTGGGCCTTGTCGATCATGTTCTTGACCTTCACCGTGCGTATGGTTCTGGTCAAGCCGATGGTCAACACCATGCGTTCACAGCGCAAGATGCAAGACATGGCTCCAAAGATGCAGGCCATCCGCGAGAAGTACAAAAATGACCAGCAGAAGATGATGGAGGAGACCCGCAAACTTCAAAAAGAAGTGGGCGTTAACCCCATCGCAGGCTGTTTGCCAATGTTGGTGCAGATCCCAGTGTTCCTGGGTCTGTTCCACGTGCTGCGCTCCTTCAACCGCACCGGTTCTGGCGTTGGCCAGCTGGAAATGACCGTTGAGCAAAACGCGAACACCCCGAACTACATCTTCGGTGTCGACGAGGTTCAGTCCTTCCTGCGTGCAGACCTGTTCGGTGCGCCACTGTCGTCCTACATCACCATGCCTGCTGACGCGTTCGACGCGTTCCTTGGCCTGGATGTCTCCCGCCTCAACATCGCGCTGGTTGCAGCTCCAATGATTTTGATCATTGTCGTGGCAACTCACATGAACGCGCGTCTGTCCGTCAACCGCCAGGAAGCTCGCAAGGCAGCCGGCAAGCAGCAGGCCGCTTCCAGCGATCAGATGGCCATGCAGATGCAAATGATGAACAAGATGATGCTCTGGTTCATGCCAGCCACCATTTTGTTCACCGGCTTCATCTGGACCATCGGTCTTCTTGTCTACATGATGTCCAACAACGTGTGGACCTTCTTCCAGCAGCGCTACATCTTCGCCAAGATGGACGCTGAGGAAGCAGCTGAGGAGGAGGAAAAGCGCGCAGCAAAGCGCACTACCGCTCCAAAGCCTGGCGTGAAGCCAGAAAACCCCAAGAAGCGTAAGAAGTAA